A region from the Vicia villosa cultivar HV-30 ecotype Madison, WI linkage group LG3, Vvil1.0, whole genome shotgun sequence genome encodes:
- the LOC131661087 gene encoding amino acid permease 4-like, translating into MVENISRTNLSYRGDTGNIEDAIDDTPLQTDSKCYDDDGRVKRTGTVWTTCSHIITGVIGSGVLSLAWSIAQMGWIAGPATMIFFSIITLYTSSFLADCYRCGDTEFGKRNYTFMDAVQNILGGPSVKICGIVQYLNLFGSAIGYNIAAALSMMEIRKSYCVHSSHGEDPCHISGNAYMIAFGVAQLFFSQIPDFHNTWWLSIVAAVMSFFYSTIALALGISKVAETGTIMGSLTGISIGTVTPAQKVWGVFQGLGNIAFAYSYSFVLLEIQDTIRSPPSERKAMKKAAKLSIAVTTTFYILCGCMGYAAFGDAAPGNLLAGFGVLKAYIVVDMANAAIVVHLFGAYQVYAQPLFAFIEKEAGKKWPKIDKEFKVKIPGLPVYNQNIFMLVWRSIFVIVATLIAMLIPFFNDVLGVIGALGFWPLTVYFPVEMYILQKKIPKWSRKWICLEIMSAFCLIVSIVAGLGSLVGVWIDLQKYKPFSLEN; encoded by the exons ATGGTAGAAAACATTTCCAGAACAAACCTTAGCTACCGTGGCGATACTGGTAACATCGAGGACGCCATAGATGACACACCGTTACAAACTGACTCCAAATGCTATGACGATGATGGCCGTGTTAAACGAACAG GAACTGTTTGGACTACATGCTCCCACATAATAACAGGTGTGATAGGATCTGGAGTGCTCTCCTTAGCCTGGTCCATAGCTCAGATGGGTTGGATTGCTGGTCCTGCAACCATGATCTTTTTCAGTATCATCACTCTGTATACTTCATCATTTCTCGCTGATTGTTATCGTTGTGGCGACACCGAATTTGGAAAGAGAAACTATACTTTCATGGATGCAGTTCAAAATATTCTTG GCGGGCCCAGTGTTAAGATTTGTGGGATAGTTCAGTACTTGAATCTTTTCGGAAGTGCAATAGGATACAATATTGCGGCTGCCTTGAGCATGAT GGAAATCAGAAAGTCTTACTGTGTCCATTCCTCTCATGGAGAAGACCCGTGTCACATTTCGGGCAACGCATACATGATCGCTTTTGGTGTGGCACAACTTTTCTTTTCTCAAATTCCAGATTTTCATAACACGTGGTGGCTCTCAATAGTTGCAGCGGTCATGTCGTTCTTCTATTCTACAATTGCTCTCGCCCTTGGAATTTCCAAAGTTGCAG AAACGGGTACTATCATGGGTAGCCTCACAGGAATAAGCATCGGGACAGTGACCCCGGCCCAAAAAGTATGGGGGGTTTTCCAAGGTCTTGGAAATATCGCCTTTGCCTATTCATATTCTTTTGTTCTCCTGGAAATTCAG GACACCATCAGATCTCCACCATCCGAAAGAAAAGCAATGAAGAAGGCTGCAAAGCTAAGTATTGCAGTAACCACAACATTTTATATACTCTGTGGCTGCATGGGCTATGCTGCATTTGGAGACGCTGCACCAGGTAACCTGCTCGCCGGATTTGGTGTCTTGAAAGCATATATTGTTGTGGATATGGCTAACGCTGCTATTGTAGTTCACCTTTTCGGAGCATACCAAGTGTATGCCCAACCCCTCTTTGCCTTTATCGAGAAAGAGGCAGGAAAAAAGTGGCCCAAAATTGACAAAGAGTTCAAAGTTAAAATTCCCGGTTTGCCTgtctacaatcaaaacatatttatGTTAGTTTGGCGGTCAATTTTTGTTATCGTCGCCACATTGATTGCAATGTTGATTCCTTTTTTCAATGACGTTTTGGGAGTGATTGGAGCATTGGGATTTTGGCCTTTAACTGTTTACTTTCCTGTGGAGATGTATATCCTACAGAAGAAGATCCCAAAATGGAGTAGGAAATGGATTTGTCTGGAAATAATGAGTGCTTTCTGCCTCATAGTTTCTATCGTGGCTGGTCTTGGCTCATTGGTTGGTGTCTGGATTGACCTGCAAAAGTACAAACCTTTCAGCTTAGAGAATTGA